Proteins found in one Colletes latitarsis isolate SP2378_abdomen chromosome 8, iyColLati1, whole genome shotgun sequence genomic segment:
- the LOC143344539 gene encoding LOW QUALITY PROTEIN: uncharacterized protein LOC143344539 (The sequence of the model RefSeq protein was modified relative to this genomic sequence to represent the inferred CDS: inserted 2 bases in 1 codon) — MRLSCRPGGHLSRRTRILPESVLAIVDESSKPESASECRNKYSKSESQIPLSSVSTSNTGSETGFAISESPSQRHKELLDIIIASHLNAEEKDHLSLILEENHDLFHLPGDRLGKTSAATHKIRTSDDTPVHVRQCCYSPIHMEEINKQMKELLENDVVRPSKSPYNSPLWIVPKKPDANGDKRCRMVIDYRALNEKSVVDAYSLPNINEILDQLSSAKYFSVFDLASGFHQIGIEEAGIINLSACLLGYIVASRLRQANLKLEPSKCAFLHREVAYLGHVIGEDGVKPCSKKIIAIKEYQRPKTIKNVREFLGLAGYYRRXKFSNIAKPLMNLLKKDKKFEWGPDQDRAFANLRDALCTEPVLQYPDFSKPFNVTTDVSGYAIGGILSQGEVGQDRPIAYASRLLQGAELNYSTIEKECLVIIFAVQYFRPYIYGQSFNLITDHRPLVWMNSVKDPTSRLLRWRLKLAEFDYKIMYKAGKANVNADALSRNPVPILPVQASSSSDSIFTYPSPVKRKRTPANSTANLARARRAQDMFVHALRAQRVGLAIAAEPYMVPDQPNWVGSLCGLVVMVWAWLPDSPPVTILQRGRGFLAVQWGTIAVVGCYVSPNCDLATYAAYLDGVGDCIRRFLPRPVLVLEDFNAHAAAWGNPRTTRRGETLLDWAAEHHLRLVNRSSEATLVGPQGTSIIAMHPFDGSTSQCLVITSVHEGTLFTPHELIFGHLARVPSADPIQINSDNESYAAYLDDLQNKIIQIQSKAKENLERAKLRSKHYYDRSVNDKVFLPGDKVLLLTEPRKGKFDNQYYGPYEVIDVISKDNVRIHPTISNRIYDNKGQHHSCGTTVIHDATHVEGVAAKEGATGPHKKELPLGQASNSWETHHVLGLQTSRFQPKKPAVAASPTSPQNNCLRESGVLRHNR, encoded by the exons ATGAGACTAAGCTGCCGGCCGGGTGGTCACCTTAGTCGCAGGACTCGGATATTGCCCGAATCCGTTTTGGCAATCGTCGACGAAAgtagtaagcccgaatccgcTTCGGAATGTCGTAATAAATATAGTAAGTCCGAATCGCAAATACCCCTTAGCTCTGTTTCTACGTCCAATACCGGTTCCGAAACCGGTTTTGCTATATCAGAATCTCCGTCACAACGTCACAAAGAATTGTTGGATATAATTATCGCTAGTCATTTGAACGCGGAGGAAAAGGATCATCTGTCCTTAATCCTCGAAGAAAATCATGACCTCTTTCATCTTCCCGGTGATCGGTTGGGTAAAACTAGTGCTGCTACTCACAAAATACGTACTTCCGACGACACACCGGTTCACGTCCGTCAGTGCTGCTATTCACCGATCCACATggaagaaataaataaacaaatgaagGAATTATTAGAGAATGATGTTGTAAGACCCTCCAAATCGCCTTATAACTCTCCCCTGTGGATCGTTCCTAAAAAACCCGATGCGAACGGGGATAAACGATGCAGAATGGTAATTGATTATCGAGCTTTAAACGAGAAATCGGTAGTAGATGCGTATTCGTTGCCAAACATTAACGAAATTCTAGATCAGCTAAGTAGCGCCAAATATTTTAGCGTTTTCGATCTCGCAAGCGGTTTCCATCAAATAGGCATCGAAGAAGCAGGCATTATAAATTTGTCCGCATGCCTTTTGGGCTAC ATAGTCGCGTCGCGACTCAGGCAGGCAAACCTGAAATTAGAACCTTCGAAATGTGCGTTCCTTCATAGGGAAGTCGCTTATCTCGGACACGTAATCGGCGAGGATGGAGTTAAACCATGTTCAAAGAAAATCATCGCCATCAAGGAATACCAGCGTCCTAAAACCATAAAGAATGTACGGGAGTTCCTCGGTCTTGCTGGTTACTATCGTCG TAAATTTTCTAATATCGCGAAACCATTAATGAATTTGCTGAAGAAGGACAAGAAGTTTGAATGGGGTCCTGATCAGGACAGAGCCTTTGCAAACCTTCGTGACGCCTTGTGCACCGAACCTGTTCTACAATATCCAGACTTTTCCAAGCCTTTTAATGTCACTACCGACGTGTCGGGTTACGCAATCGGCGGTATTCTTAGCCAAGGGGAGGTGGGCCAGGACAGAC CTATCGCGTATGCCTCTCGCCTTCTGCAAGGAGCCGAATTAAATTATTCTACGATAGAGAAGGAATGCCTTGTGATCATCTTCGCGGTACAATATTTCCGGCCATATATTTACGGCCAGTCATTCAATCTAATAACCGATCATCGACCGTTGGTATGGATGAATTCCGTTAAAGACCCCACTTCGCGATTACTTCGGTGGCGGCTGAAATTAGCCGAATTTGATTATAAAATTATGTACAAGGCAGGTAAGGCAAACGTAAATGCGGACGCACTATCCCGAAACCCAGTGCCCATTCTTCCGGTTCAAGCCAGCTCTTCCTCGGACTCCATATTTACGTATCCGTCTCCTGTAAAGAGGAAACGAACACCCGCCAATTCTACG gccaatctgGCGAGGGCTCGCAGGGCACAGGACATGTTTGTTCACGCCCTGCGAGCCCAAAGGGTAGGCCTTgccatcgccgccgagccgtacatggTTCCCGACCAGCCCAATTGGGTCGGGAGCCTGTGCGGTTTGGTGGTGATGGTCTGGGCGTGGCTGCCAGACTCCCCTCCCGTTACCATCCTACAACGGGGAAGGGGGTttctggcggtccaatgggggacCATCGCGGTTGTGGGCTGTTATgtgtcgcccaactgcgacctcgccacatatgcggcatacCTGGACGGAGTGGGCGATTGTATAAGGAGATTCCTGCCCCGTCCGGTACTAGTCTTGGAGGACTTCAATGCCCATGCAGCCGCATGGGGCAACCCCAGGACTACCCGTCGTGGCGAGACCCTATTGGATTGGGCGGCCGAGCACCACCTGCGGCTGGTCAATCGGAGCTCTGAAGCCACGCTCGTAgggccgcagggaacgtccATTATCGCcatgcacccgtttg ATGGCTCAACCTCGCAATGTTTAGTTATAACAAGCGTACACGAAGGCACATTATTCACCCCTCATGAATTAATATTCGGACATTTAGCACGAGTGCCATCCGCCGACCCCATTCAGATCAATTCCGATAATGAGTCATACGCCGCGTATCTGGACGACCTACAGAACAAAATCATTCAAATACAAAGCAAGGCAAAGGAAAATCTCGAAAGAGCAAAATTACGTTCCAAACATTATTACGATAGGTCGGTAAACGATAAGGTATTCCTCCCTGGCGATAAGGTTCTACTATTGACGGAACCGCGAAAAGGAAAATTTGACAATCAGTATTACGGACCGTACGAGGTAATCGACGTAATTTCTAAGGATAATGTAAGGATTC ATCCAACCATCTCCAACCGTATATACGATAACAAAGGACAGCACCACTCCTGCGGAACCACAGTCATCCACGACGCAACGCACGTGGAAGGAGTAGCAGCCAAGGAAGGGGCAACCGGCCCGCATAAAAAGGAGTTACCATTGGGGCAAGCCTCAAACTCTTGGGAAACTCATCATGTGCTTGGATTACAAACGTCTCGCTTCCAGCCAAAGAAGCCGGCAGTGGCGGCTAGTCCGACATCGCCTCAAAATAACTGTCTGCGTGAGAGTGGCGTTCTACGTCACAATAGATGA